The following nucleotide sequence is from Ignavibacteriales bacterium.
ATTGCTTATGGAAGCGTTACATCCCAGTAAGATAATTTTTAAGAGATTTTTCTTTTCAGCTAATTCTATATTAAGTTCATTATTCTGAATCTTTGATGTGAGACTTCTGAGTTCGGCAATTTCATCTTGTGTTAATGTGTCGTCAGACTGCTTCTTTTGAAATTCAGCCGACAGTAAATAATACTTTTCAGTTAGGTTAGTTATTTCCTCATTACTCTTAACCTTTTCTAACGCTTCCATATATTCAATCACTACTGGAGTTGCTTGAATTGTTCTCACAAATTCGTCGGCAACATATTCAATTTGTTTTTCCATTATAGTTTCTCCAATTAACCACAACATCCGCTAGCTGGTTTTGCAAGCGATGCAAAATTAAATTTTAGTTTTTCGCTTAGATAAGTATTAATCTCCTGGTAAAAGCCGATCAACTTTTCTTGAGTAGTGTAATAATTGC
It contains:
- a CDS encoding YlbF family regulator; this translates as MEKQIEYVADEFVRTIQATPVVIEYMEALEKVKSNEEITNLTEKYYLLSAEFQKKQSDDTLTQDEIAELRSLTSKIQNNELNIELAEKKNLLKIILLGCNASISNEISMDFAKLAAPSGCC